From Desulfuromonas soudanensis, the proteins below share one genomic window:
- a CDS encoding acyl-CoA carboxylase subunit beta translates to MAKKAIKPSLKNPFDAAETVDFTIPGEIAGTTGGYEVAMKEGYDLIQRPIKSVSVAQIEKQHFKKRMTVWERIRVLTAEEPNILFQNWGKNLDGASLVTGILNIHGRDVALYGHDFTVRAGSMDATNGRKLANLFKMAGEKGIPVIGMNDSAGAYVPAGVGGLDGYAEAFTALRKISGVVPSIMCMFGFNAGGGSYLPRQGSFVIQPSDTFFGLTGPGVVKSVLGEDVTPEELGGPKVHGGSGVADLTVSDEVAALRTAVRLLSYLPDNNSVMSPFQETSDPLDRKTWEINTLLKKAFNSPTGFNTPFDVSLIIQQICDHGDYFEMQPGRARNVVTAFGRLGGNVVGFVANNSSVDSGQIDVDAALKIARFNRFCNIYNIPMIFMEDTTGFLPGREQEGRGIVQAGRAMLDSIVDIRTPRILLILRNAYGGAYASYNNYPTGADLVLALPTTRLAVMGPAGKEFVYKDEMRKVRSAVQARIKQGVHERIAAGADGESAQKDAEREGADWLRTQEAELNLRYEKELMNPREALSLGSISSLVMPTDLRKVLGENMNFFLRHYKAGPMQSVQREFY, encoded by the coding sequence ATGGCCAAAAAAGCGATTAAGCCTTCCTTGAAAAACCCGTTTGATGCGGCCGAGACGGTCGACTTCACCATTCCCGGTGAGATCGCCGGAACGACCGGCGGCTATGAAGTGGCGATGAAGGAAGGGTACGACCTGATTCAACGCCCCATCAAGTCGGTCAGCGTCGCCCAGATCGAGAAGCAGCATTTCAAGAAGAGGATGACCGTCTGGGAAAGGATCCGGGTTCTCACCGCCGAGGAGCCGAATATCCTCTTCCAGAACTGGGGAAAGAACCTCGACGGCGCCTCTCTGGTCACCGGCATTCTCAACATCCACGGTCGCGACGTCGCCCTCTACGGCCACGACTTCACCGTGCGCGCCGGTTCCATGGACGCCACCAACGGCCGCAAGCTGGCCAATCTCTTCAAGATGGCCGGCGAGAAGGGGATCCCCGTCATCGGCATGAACGACAGTGCCGGCGCCTACGTCCCCGCCGGCGTCGGCGGGCTCGACGGCTATGCCGAGGCCTTCACCGCCCTGCGCAAGATCAGCGGCGTCGTCCCCTCCATCATGTGCATGTTCGGTTTCAACGCCGGCGGCGGCAGCTATCTCCCCCGCCAGGGGAGCTTCGTCATTCAGCCGAGCGACACCTTCTTCGGCCTCACCGGACCCGGGGTCGTCAAGTCGGTTCTCGGCGAGGACGTCACTCCCGAAGAGCTCGGCGGACCCAAGGTCCACGGGGGCTCCGGCGTCGCCGACCTGACCGTCAGCGACGAGGTCGCCGCCCTGCGCACCGCCGTGCGCCTCCTGAGCTATCTCCCCGACAACAACAGCGTGATGTCCCCCTTTCAGGAGACCAGCGACCCTCTCGACCGCAAGACTTGGGAGATCAACACCCTGCTTAAAAAGGCCTTCAACTCGCCGACGGGCTTCAACACCCCCTTCGACGTGTCGCTGATCATTCAGCAGATCTGCGATCACGGCGATTATTTCGAGATGCAGCCCGGGCGGGCGCGCAACGTGGTTACGGCTTTCGGCCGCCTCGGCGGCAACGTCGTCGGCTTCGTCGCCAACAACAGCTCCGTCGACTCCGGACAGATCGACGTCGACGCCGCCCTCAAGATCGCCCGTTTCAACCGCTTCTGCAACATCTACAACATTCCGATGATCTTCATGGAGGACACCACCGGCTTCCTCCCCGGCCGCGAGCAGGAAGGGCGCGGCATCGTCCAGGCCGGCCGGGCCATGCTCGACTCCATCGTCGACATCCGCACCCCCCGCATCCTCCTCATCCTGCGCAACGCCTACGGCGGAGCCTACGCCTCCTACAACAACTACCCCACCGGCGCCGATCTGGTTCTGGCTCTGCCGACGACCCGTCTGGCCGTCATGGGTCCGGCGGGGAAGGAGTTCGTCTACAAGGACGAGATGCGCAAGGTGCGCAGCGCCGTCCAGGCCCGCATCAAACAGGGGGTCCACGAGCGGATCGCCGCCGGTGCCGACGGCGAGTCGGCGCAGAAGGATGCCGAAAGGGAGGGCGCGGACTGGCTCCGGACCCAGGAGGCCGAACTCAACCTGCGGTATGAAAAGGAGCTGATGAACCCCAGGGAGGCCTTGAGCCTCGGCTCCATCTCCAGCCTCGTCATGCCGACCGATCTGCGCAAGGTTCTCGGCGAGAACATGAACTTCTTCCTCAGGCATTACAAGGCCGGCCCGATGCAGTCAGTGCAGCGGGAGTTTTATTGA
- a CDS encoding biotin/lipoyl-containing protein — MAQQIDYYINNPLIHKDRKLGQASSEWVRSFSCEDLKPLIVCRGPIRKEAMDVYEEMGIAHYGILLSEKDSIVYPNALAPELRKLTDSTRVHRVPDYSGASKEERVERINQIIQIARDNDYDAVFAGYGFMAEDDEFVAAIENAGLKFIGPCAATQTGAGKKDEAKRTALSVNVSVTPGIDNVTARTLVKKHKSREALLALVKADDLKVDAKVLKDTTLTLEALADQILFAAYAKGIDLFSVEELCAQVQIETMEMFRNYPQSRIRLKAIGGGGGKGQRILGVSLLTVKNPSDAQIAAAAAEAPGLVREILNEVKANGVGDNKNVLIELNIEQTRHNEIQLLGNGQWCIALGGRDCSLQMHEQKLLEVSVTQEGLSAAIARAKAAGRKGEIAALESDLKVLKRMEEESERFGLAVGLDSASTFECIVDRDRHFFMEVNTRIQVEHRVTELCYSLKFTNPKDKKDFFIVESLVEAMALLARHKERLPKPERIVRFNASAEARLNATDASLSPHAGGMIRYWSKPLEGEIRDDQGICMVNPDTGLFMRYKVAGAYDSNIALLLTKGEDRLDSYESLAKVLCHTKIRGTDLATNLEFHYGLVNWFIGTNVNAKPTTRFVVPYLTLVGILKEEASKLDPIYAFLQMKKHYAKEISERFADQPEVVNAELKNISEILDRKGTLLTRPMERLLEDPHVLSGWLSLNKKNFRIEAGKVVWLRNPLVILDETYGYLNMSFRPEEPAAEVIWSHDAALLEKGLRFYDTLREKFALGKEDYFKLNELLQKDKPQGGIDPKTWEAVRSAHFGYEAGLELLGLIFLVAENTRFWDLRVEEDMEITIPEYLTDPELQARMKKILVPPPATKADEIVSVCGGMYYGQEAPGMPKFVEPGMHFDKGQPLYIIEVMKMFNKVYAPFSGTIDKILIEGGDGVIVSKGQPLFKITPDEMFVEVDSRAVEKERRAKTAEYLKAVL; from the coding sequence ATGGCACAGCAAATCGATTACTACATAAACAACCCCCTGATTCATAAGGACCGCAAACTGGGTCAGGCCTCCTCCGAGTGGGTGCGCTCCTTCTCCTGTGAGGACCTCAAACCCCTCATCGTCTGCCGCGGGCCGATCCGCAAGGAGGCGATGGACGTCTATGAGGAGATGGGGATCGCCCATTACGGGATCCTCCTCTCGGAAAAGGATTCCATCGTCTATCCCAACGCCCTGGCTCCCGAACTCCGCAAGCTCACCGACTCCACCCGCGTTCACCGGGTCCCCGATTATTCCGGGGCGAGCAAGGAGGAGCGGGTCGAGCGCATCAATCAGATCATCCAGATCGCCCGGGACAATGATTACGACGCGGTTTTCGCCGGCTACGGTTTCATGGCCGAGGATGACGAGTTCGTTGCCGCCATCGAAAATGCCGGCCTCAAGTTCATCGGCCCCTGCGCCGCCACCCAGACGGGAGCGGGGAAGAAGGACGAAGCCAAGCGCACCGCCCTCTCCGTCAACGTCTCTGTCACCCCCGGCATCGACAACGTCACCGCCCGGACCCTGGTGAAGAAGCACAAAAGTCGGGAGGCGCTCCTGGCCCTCGTCAAGGCCGACGATCTCAAGGTCGACGCCAAGGTCCTCAAGGATACCACCCTCACCCTCGAGGCCCTGGCCGACCAGATCCTCTTTGCCGCCTATGCCAAGGGGATCGACCTCTTCTCCGTCGAGGAACTCTGCGCCCAGGTGCAGATCGAAACGATGGAGATGTTCAGGAATTATCCCCAGAGCCGGATTCGCCTCAAGGCCATCGGCGGCGGCGGCGGCAAGGGGCAGCGCATCCTCGGCGTCTCCCTGCTCACCGTCAAGAATCCCAGCGACGCCCAGATCGCCGCGGCGGCCGCCGAAGCTCCGGGGCTGGTGCGGGAAATTCTCAACGAGGTCAAGGCCAACGGCGTCGGCGACAACAAGAACGTCCTCATCGAGCTCAATATCGAGCAGACCCGCCACAACGAGATTCAGCTCCTCGGCAACGGTCAGTGGTGTATCGCCCTCGGCGGACGGGACTGCTCGCTGCAGATGCACGAACAGAAACTTCTCGAAGTCTCCGTCACCCAGGAGGGGCTCTCCGCAGCCATCGCCCGCGCCAAGGCCGCCGGGAGGAAGGGGGAGATTGCGGCTCTCGAATCGGATCTCAAGGTCCTCAAGCGGATGGAGGAGGAGTCGGAGCGTTTCGGTCTGGCCGTCGGCCTCGATTCGGCGTCGACTTTCGAGTGCATCGTCGACCGCGACCGCCATTTCTTCATGGAGGTCAACACCCGCATCCAGGTGGAACACCGGGTGACCGAACTCTGCTACAGCCTCAAATTCACCAATCCCAAGGATAAAAAGGATTTCTTCATCGTCGAGTCCCTGGTCGAGGCCATGGCGCTTTTGGCGCGGCACAAGGAGCGCCTCCCCAAGCCGGAGCGGATCGTCCGTTTCAACGCCAGCGCCGAGGCGCGCCTCAATGCCACCGACGCCTCCCTCTCCCCCCACGCCGGGGGGATGATCCGCTACTGGTCCAAACCCCTCGAAGGGGAGATCCGCGACGACCAGGGGATCTGCATGGTCAATCCGGATACCGGGCTCTTCATGCGCTACAAGGTCGCCGGGGCCTACGATTCCAACATCGCCCTACTCCTGACCAAGGGTGAGGACCGCCTCGACAGCTATGAGTCCCTCGCCAAAGTCCTCTGCCACACCAAGATCCGCGGCACCGATCTGGCCACCAACCTTGAATTCCACTACGGACTGGTCAACTGGTTCATCGGCACCAATGTCAACGCCAAGCCGACCACCCGTTTCGTCGTCCCCTACCTGACCCTGGTGGGGATTCTCAAGGAAGAGGCGAGCAAGCTCGACCCCATCTACGCATTTCTGCAGATGAAGAAACACTACGCCAAGGAGATCTCCGAGCGTTTTGCCGATCAGCCCGAGGTTGTTAACGCCGAACTCAAGAACATCTCCGAGATTCTCGACCGCAAAGGAACGCTGCTCACCCGGCCGATGGAGCGCCTCCTCGAGGATCCCCACGTCCTCTCTGGCTGGCTGAGCCTCAACAAGAAAAACTTCCGCATCGAGGCCGGCAAGGTCGTCTGGCTGCGAAATCCCCTGGTGATTCTCGATGAAACCTACGGCTATCTGAACATGAGCTTCCGCCCCGAAGAGCCGGCGGCCGAAGTGATCTGGAGCCACGACGCCGCCCTGCTGGAGAAGGGGCTGCGCTTCTACGACACCCTGCGGGAGAAGTTCGCTCTCGGCAAGGAGGATTACTTCAAGCTCAACGAGCTGCTGCAGAAGGACAAACCCCAGGGGGGGATCGACCCCAAAACCTGGGAAGCGGTCCGCTCCGCCCATTTCGGTTATGAGGCAGGGCTCGAGCTCCTCGGCCTGATCTTCCTGGTCGCCGAGAACACCCGGTTCTGGGACCTGCGGGTGGAAGAGGACATGGAAATTACCATCCCCGAATACCTGACCGACCCCGAACTGCAGGCGCGGATGAAGAAAATCCTCGTTCCCCCTCCGGCCACCAAGGCCGACGAGATCGTTTCGGTCTGCGGCGGGATGTACTACGGGCAGGAAGCTCCGGGGATGCCCAAGTTCGTCGAGCCGGGGATGCATTTCGACAAGGGTCAGCCGCTGTACATCATCGAGGTCATGAAGATGTTCAACAAGGTCTACGCTCCCTTTTCCGGAACCATCGACAAAATCCTCATCGAAGGGGGGGACGGCGTCATCGTGTCCAAGGGGCAGCCGCTCTTCAAGATCACCCCGGATGAGATGTTCGTCGAGGTGGACTCCAGGGCCGTTGAGAAGGAAAGGCGGGCAAAGACCGCCGAGTATCTCAAGGCCGTCCTCTGA